A stretch of DNA from Bacillota bacterium:
AATTAGCTGTACCCTGGAAGTACTTGTTGGACAGAAAGATTGATAGCCACAACTTTTAATTCTATCACTATTATGCAATTATTACAAGATTGAATTGTTATATCAAAAAATATTAATTTTAAAAATAGTCAACTAGAAAAATAATCAATGGAATTATGCTTTTATGCGAAAGGGGTGCGTTAAATATGCAACCTTCACTCAGTCCGGAACCTTCCTCGCAGTTCAGTTTCGGAGATTTAGTTAAACAGCGCAGGGCTTTTCTGGCAGCAGCTGCCGTGGCCATAGCTGTAATCTTGATGCCTACACCTGAAGGGCTTACTGTGGAAGGCAAATATGCCCTCGGCCTAATGGCGTTTGTGGTGGTTTGTTTCTTTACCGAAGCCATTCCGCTACCCGCAGTAGCTCTGACAATTGGGTCTTACCAGGTCATGATGGGGATTACCGATTTCAGAGAAGTACCCCAGACCTTCATGGCGGATGCAGTTGCATTTATTATGGGTGCATTAATGATAGGTGCTGTTCTGGTAAAACATGGTATCCACAACCGTATTGCACTTATTATTCTCCGGCTGTCGGGCACAAACGTAACACGAGTCAGTTTCGGCATTGTCACATTTTCTGCCCTTTCTGCAGGCTTTATCTCAGAGCATGCCACTGCCACCATTATGCTACCGGTTGGCATGGGTATTGTAGGGCTTAGCGGAGGTATTGATAAAGTGCCGCGCCTGGGCAAAATGCTCATGTTGGCTATAGCATACGGCTGCGTCATTGGCGGCCTGGCATCCCCTTCCGGTGGTGCCCGCAACGCCTTGATGATAGGATATTTACAACAATTTGACGTCACTGTCACTTACGGCCAGTGGCTGATGATGGCATTTCCGTTCACCCTGATTATGATTCCCATCGTTGTCATCTGGCTTAATAAGTGCTTTAAGCCGGAATTACAGGATTTGGGGGAAGCGGTGGAAAAAATTAAGGCAGATATGGCTAAAGAAGGCGGCCTGACAACACAAGGTAAAATGGCCCTGGGGCTGTTTTTAACCGTACTGTTCTTTTGGATCACACAAAGCCACCATATAGGCCTTGGTAACATCGCTGTTATGGGAGCCATTGCAGCCCTTATACTCGGTTTGGTGGATTGGAAATACATTGAACAACAAACCCAGTGGGGTGTAGTTTTACTGTACGCCGGAGCCATTTCTATGGGCGGCATGCTGGAGAAAACCGGAGCAGCATTGTGGATGGCACAAAAACTTCTGGCCAGTGCAGACTTCTTTGGCATCACCCAAGGATTACCATTGATCGCCGTCACCAGTACCATTACGTCCATAACAACAAACTTGATGGCTGACGGCCCAACAGTAGCTGTTTTAGGTCCTATTCTCTTAAAAACCGCTGAACTTTCCGGTACTTCACCTGTGGCATTAGGCATTGCCACTTCATTGTCAGCAGCATTCGCCTATGTGTTAATTATCGGAACTCCAGCCAATGCCATTGTTTACGGCCCTGGATACCTTAAGGCAAGCGATTACCTGAAAGCGGGATCTGTACTGTTTTTAATTTCGCTCCTCGTCCTGCTCTTGGTAATGGTAGCCGGATGGTGGCAGATTATAGGTGTTTGGTAGGCATCTGCTACTGGCGGGAGCGTAATTCCTCCCGCCAGTTTAGCAGCAACTTCTAGTTTTGCCGGAAGGGTGAACAAAATTCATGCCGCATGACAAAATTGTGCATGACCTCATGATTCCCCTCAATAAATGTCCCGCAGTATTACCAAACGACACAGTACAACGTGCCATCACGCTACTTAAAAAGGCAGCGGCATCCGGACACCAATGCGTTTTAGTAGTGGATGAAGACGGACAGCCTATCGGCATTCTTAGCAGGAGAGTACTGCTGCAAATACTGGAGCCTAAATTTGTGGTTACCGACCGATGGGCCCTGCCGGTATTTTGGAGCGGCTTTTTCACTGATAAATGCAAAGCTGAAGCTCAAAAAAAAGTAAAAGAAATAATGCGTCCCATCAATTTACAGACAGTGGAAGCAGACGACCCTATAATCAAGGCAGTACACATGATGGTCAATAACCATGTAGGTTTACT
This window harbors:
- a CDS encoding DASS family sodium-coupled anion symporter, with the translated sequence MLLCERGALNMQPSLSPEPSSQFSFGDLVKQRRAFLAAAAVAIAVILMPTPEGLTVEGKYALGLMAFVVVCFFTEAIPLPAVALTIGSYQVMMGITDFREVPQTFMADAVAFIMGALMIGAVLVKHGIHNRIALIILRLSGTNVTRVSFGIVTFSALSAGFISEHATATIMLPVGMGIVGLSGGIDKVPRLGKMLMLAIAYGCVIGGLASPSGGARNALMIGYLQQFDVTVTYGQWLMMAFPFTLIMIPIVVIWLNKCFKPELQDLGEAVEKIKADMAKEGGLTTQGKMALGLFLTVLFFWITQSHHIGLGNIAVMGAIAALILGLVDWKYIEQQTQWGVVLLYAGAISMGGMLEKTGAALWMAQKLLASADFFGITQGLPLIAVTSTITSITTNLMADGPTVAVLGPILLKTAELSGTSPVALGIATSLSAAFAYVLIIGTPANAIVYGPGYLKASDYLKAGSVLFLISLLVLLLVMVAGWWQIIGVW
- a CDS encoding CBS domain-containing protein — encoded protein: MPHDKIVHDLMIPLNKCPAVLPNDTVQRAITLLKKAAASGHQCVLVVDEDGQPIGILSRRVLLQILEPKFVVTDRWALPVFWSGFFTDKCKAEAQKKVKEIMRPINLQTVEADDPIIKAVHMMVNNHVGLLPVLKEGKVAGVLRLHEIFQEIAGLVTDLYEK